From one Actinomyces sp. Marseille-P3109 genomic stretch:
- a CDS encoding ATP-binding protein, with product MTLSRILIANRGEIALRIVRTARDLGAMSILPYTPEDLMSPAAELADEAYALPEGSSYTDAAAVLELARATGADAVHPGYGFLSENADFARSIIEAGITWVGPSPEAMDSLGDKMSARATAERAKVAPVPGITDSVTDADTVISFAATHGYPVALKRTDGGGGRGITVLHNDDEVRSTPAFESAALGGGTLILERFVTAARHIETQCARDSHGGFAVVSTRDCSLQRRNQKLLEEAPAPFLPEGVHDRLVEASRRLLETVDYVGVATCEFLLTPEGDLWFLEVNPRLQVEHCVSEEVTGTDLVEVQLRIAEGGHLSEFNEPRGHSLELRITCEDPSRSLAPSTGAITRLRWPAGPGIRIESGVTEGDVVTPMFDPMLAKIVVTGSNREQAIARARRALRETVVEGVTVCTALHAEVLERSAFTTPDEAGRLTVTTRWIENEVLPDLAEAASSQSDGSQAACEAVANPRTRSSYIIELNGRRMQLTLPDGILAPTNPARSFSQRSNRAQPLRGRSGGAARSPRGTTSGDNEATFSEPGVIAAPMQAIVTRICVEPGQQVFQGDLLVVLESMKMENYVHALSDGTISEIPVSAGRTVSAGDVLVRMSTPENDSEEA from the coding sequence GTGACCCTCTCCCGCATCCTCATCGCCAACCGCGGTGAGATCGCACTGCGTATCGTGCGAACCGCCCGCGACCTCGGGGCGATGTCGATCCTCCCGTACACGCCTGAGGACCTGATGAGCCCGGCGGCCGAGCTCGCCGACGAGGCCTACGCGCTGCCCGAGGGCTCGTCCTACACCGACGCAGCCGCAGTCCTCGAGCTGGCCCGTGCCACCGGCGCCGACGCCGTCCACCCCGGTTACGGGTTCCTGTCCGAGAACGCCGATTTCGCCCGCTCGATCATCGAAGCCGGCATCACCTGGGTTGGTCCCTCGCCCGAGGCCATGGACTCCCTCGGCGACAAGATGAGCGCCCGCGCCACCGCTGAGCGGGCCAAGGTCGCCCCGGTACCCGGCATCACCGACTCGGTCACCGATGCCGATACCGTTATCAGCTTCGCCGCCACCCACGGCTACCCAGTCGCCCTCAAACGCACCGACGGCGGAGGCGGACGCGGTATCACCGTCCTGCACAATGACGACGAGGTCAGGTCCACCCCCGCCTTCGAGTCCGCGGCACTGGGCGGTGGCACCCTCATCCTGGAGCGCTTCGTCACCGCTGCGCGCCATATCGAGACCCAGTGCGCCCGCGACTCCCACGGTGGTTTCGCCGTTGTCTCCACCCGCGACTGCTCCCTGCAGCGACGCAACCAGAAGCTCCTTGAGGAGGCTCCGGCCCCCTTCCTGCCCGAGGGCGTCCACGACCGTCTCGTCGAGGCATCCCGCCGCCTCCTGGAGACGGTCGACTACGTCGGGGTGGCCACGTGCGAGTTCCTCCTGACCCCCGAGGGCGACCTGTGGTTCCTGGAGGTCAACCCCCGCCTTCAGGTGGAGCACTGCGTCTCCGAGGAGGTCACCGGCACCGACCTGGTCGAGGTCCAGCTGCGCATTGCCGAGGGCGGCCACCTCAGTGAGTTCAACGAGCCCCGCGGCCACAGCCTGGAGCTGCGCATCACCTGCGAGGACCCCTCCCGCAGCCTGGCTCCCTCCACCGGTGCCATCACGCGCCTGCGCTGGCCGGCCGGCCCCGGCATCCGCATCGAGTCCGGTGTCACCGAGGGCGACGTCGTCACCCCCATGTTCGACCCGATGCTCGCCAAGATCGTCGTCACCGGTTCCAACCGGGAGCAGGCCATCGCCCGCGCCCGGCGAGCCCTGCGCGAGACGGTCGTCGAAGGCGTCACCGTGTGCACGGCCCTGCACGCGGAGGTCCTGGAGCGCTCCGCCTTCACCACCCCGGACGAGGCCGGCCGCCTGACAGTGACCACACGGTGGATCGAGAACGAGGTGCTGCCTGACCTGGCCGAGGCCGCGTCGTCGCAGTCGGACGGCTCTCAAGCCGCCTGTGAGGCGGTCGCCAACCCGCGTACCCGTTCCAGCTACATCATCGAGCTCAACGGCCGGCGGATGCAGCTGACCCTGCCCGACGGGATCCTCGCCCCCACCAACCCGGCGCGCAGCTTCAGCCAGCGCAGCAACCGGGCCCAGCCGCTGCGTGGCCGCTCCGGTGGCGCCGCACGCTCACCCCGCGGCACCACCTCCGGTGACAACGAGGCCACCTTCTCCGAGCCCGGCGTCATCGCCGCCCCCATGCAGGCCATCGTCACCCGTATCTGCGTCGAGCCCGGCCAGCAGGTCTTCCAGGGCGATCTGCTCGTGGTCCTGGAGTCCATGAAGATGGAGAACTACGTCCACGCCCTGAGCGACGGGACCATCTCGGAGATCCCCGTCAGTGCCGGTCGCACCGTCTCCGCCGGTGATGTCCTGGTGCGCATGAGCACCCCCGAGAACGACTCTGAGGAGGCCTGA
- the rpe gene encoding ribulose-phosphate 3-epimerase, translating to MTAIHPSILNCDIAHLADELDRVTGTDGADGIHVDVMDNYFVPNLSWGLPVVEAVLAHTTLPVDAHLMIRDADRWAPAYAEAGCQIVTPHAEATTAPVRLARELHRLGAGAGIALRPATPLGAVAGVLGEFDLLLLMTVEPGFGGQSFIESMLAKIRRARELVGAGGLDLRVQVDGGITAQTIERAAEAGADVFVAGSAVYRADDALAAVRELRKAASSHRH from the coding sequence ATGACGGCCATCCATCCCTCGATCCTCAACTGCGACATCGCCCACCTGGCCGACGAGCTCGACCGGGTCACAGGTACTGACGGTGCGGACGGGATCCACGTCGACGTCATGGACAACTACTTCGTGCCCAACCTGTCCTGGGGGCTGCCGGTGGTCGAGGCGGTGCTGGCCCACACCACGCTGCCCGTGGACGCCCATCTCATGATCCGCGACGCCGACCGCTGGGCCCCGGCCTACGCAGAGGCCGGCTGCCAGATCGTCACCCCCCACGCCGAGGCCACCACCGCCCCGGTGCGCCTGGCGCGCGAGCTTCACCGGCTCGGCGCCGGCGCAGGAATCGCGTTGAGGCCCGCCACCCCCCTGGGAGCCGTTGCCGGCGTCCTGGGGGAGTTCGACCTCCTCCTGCTCATGACCGTGGAACCGGGCTTCGGCGGCCAGTCCTTCATCGAGTCGATGCTGGCCAAGATCCGCCGTGCCCGCGAGCTGGTCGGGGCCGGGGGGCTCGACCTGCGTGTGCAGGTGGATGGTGGCATCACCGCTCAGACGATTGAGCGCGCAGCGGAGGCGGGAGCCGACGTCTTCGTCGCCGGCTCGGCGGTCTACCGGGCCGACGACGCCCTGGCCGCCGTCCGTGAGCTGCGCAAGGCGGCATCCTCCCACCGGCACTGA
- a CDS encoding RsmB/NOP family class I SAM-dependent RNA methyltransferase: MALEVLTRVRRDDAFANLLLPELLDSADMDRRDAGFATALTYGTLRLQGRYDAMIATCTDRPLEQIDPAVLDVLRLGAHQLMGMRVAQHAAVSTTVDLAADSCGRGSATFVNAIMRRLSGQDLEAWLVLLGRDAPDETVALARTQSHPEWIVKALRQALVKHGRSAEELEALLVADNADPEVTLCARPGLISPEALAKAARKADRVHDVEPRLGRISPLAVVMDGGDPGRIEAIRDSRAGVEDEGSQLVALIAAEAPLEGRDERWLDLCAGPGGKAALLAARAAQKGAHLLANEVSPHRADLVRSALRAVPRDVARVRCGDGRGIGRDEAAAYDRVLVDAPCTGLGSLRRRPEARWRRRPQDVTVLAELQRELLASALRAVRRGGVVTYVTCSPHALETSLVVRDVTRLLRSEGLNTEILHAGDLATRLAPQPPAGAEREMLQLWPHLDGTDAMFCALLRRTS; encoded by the coding sequence GTGGCGCTGGAGGTACTCACCCGGGTGCGCCGGGACGACGCCTTCGCCAACCTCCTCCTGCCCGAGCTGCTGGACTCCGCCGACATGGACCGGCGTGACGCCGGATTCGCCACCGCCCTGACCTACGGAACTCTGCGCTTGCAGGGACGCTACGACGCCATGATCGCCACCTGCACGGACCGACCCCTGGAGCAGATCGATCCGGCCGTGCTCGATGTCCTGCGTCTGGGGGCCCACCAGCTCATGGGGATGCGCGTGGCCCAGCACGCCGCCGTGAGCACCACCGTGGACCTGGCGGCCGACTCCTGCGGGCGCGGCTCCGCCACCTTCGTCAACGCGATCATGCGCCGGCTCAGCGGTCAGGACCTGGAGGCGTGGCTGGTCCTTCTGGGCCGGGACGCCCCCGATGAGACGGTCGCCCTGGCCCGTACCCAGTCCCACCCCGAGTGGATCGTCAAGGCGCTGCGCCAGGCCCTGGTCAAGCACGGTCGCAGCGCCGAGGAGCTGGAGGCGCTCCTGGTCGCCGACAACGCCGACCCCGAGGTGACCCTGTGCGCCCGACCCGGTCTCATCTCCCCTGAGGCCCTGGCAAAGGCTGCCCGCAAGGCCGACCGGGTCCACGACGTCGAGCCCCGCCTGGGGCGAATCAGTCCTCTCGCCGTTGTCATGGACGGGGGAGACCCCGGCAGGATCGAGGCGATCCGAGACTCCCGTGCCGGGGTCGAGGACGAGGGCAGCCAACTGGTGGCGCTCATCGCCGCTGAGGCCCCGCTCGAGGGCCGCGACGAGCGCTGGCTCGACCTGTGCGCCGGTCCCGGGGGCAAGGCTGCGCTGCTGGCCGCGCGGGCCGCCCAGAAGGGCGCTCACCTGCTCGCCAACGAGGTGAGCCCTCACCGGGCCGATCTGGTGCGCTCCGCCCTGCGCGCAGTTCCACGCGACGTGGCCCGGGTGCGCTGCGGGGACGGACGAGGCATCGGGCGCGATGAAGCGGCAGCCTACGACCGGGTGCTGGTCGACGCGCCCTGCACGGGTCTCGGTTCGCTGCGTCGTCGGCCGGAGGCCCGGTGGCGCCGGAGGCCGCAGGACGTCACCGTCCTGGCCGAGCTTCAGCGCGAGTTGTTGGCCAGTGCGCTGCGCGCCGTGCGGCGCGGCGGAGTGGTGACCTACGTAACCTGCTCACCGCACGCCCTGGAGACGAGCCTCGTGGTGCGAGACGTCACCCGTCTCCTGCGGAGTGAGGGCCTGAACACGGAGATCCTGCACGCCGGGGACCTCGCCACCAGGCTGGCGCCCCAGCCGCCGGCCGGCGCCGAGCGCGAGATGCTCCAGCTCTGGCCCCACCTCGACGGAACCGATGCGATGTTCTGCGCCCTGCTGCGACGCACCAGCTAA
- the fmt gene encoding methionyl-tRNA formyltransferase, with product MRVLFAGTPEVALPTLEALIASEHDVVGVLTRADARRGRGRTLHPSPVAAVAREAGLDVRTPSTLKGEAADEVRTWVRELKADVAVVVAYGRLVPADMLDVPEHGWLNLHFSLLPAWRGAAPVQRAIIAGEEVTGACVFRLEEGLDTGPVYGRITEAIGASDTSGDLLERLARAGAPLVLDVLRQVEEGAVQPEPQDGALATLAPMLSTADGRVRWEDPALTVDRRIRGVTPAPGAHTSYLGARFRLGPVTPVPEVTDLLPGQVRASKREVLVGTGGCAVRLGRVAPAGRSWMPADAWARGARPEVGTVLGAPAPETGDNERLS from the coding sequence ATGCGTGTGCTGTTCGCCGGAACCCCCGAGGTAGCCCTCCCCACCCTGGAGGCCCTGATCGCCAGTGAGCACGACGTCGTCGGAGTGCTCACCCGCGCTGACGCCCGCAGGGGCCGCGGTCGCACACTGCACCCCTCACCGGTGGCCGCCGTGGCCCGCGAGGCCGGGCTCGACGTGCGAACCCCCTCCACCCTCAAGGGTGAGGCGGCCGACGAGGTGCGCACCTGGGTGCGTGAGCTCAAGGCGGACGTCGCCGTCGTGGTCGCCTACGGGCGCCTGGTTCCGGCCGACATGCTGGACGTGCCCGAGCACGGGTGGCTGAACCTCCACTTCTCCCTGCTGCCGGCATGGCGCGGAGCGGCCCCCGTCCAACGCGCGATCATCGCCGGAGAGGAGGTCACCGGGGCCTGCGTGTTCCGCCTCGAGGAGGGGCTCGACACCGGCCCCGTCTACGGCCGCATCACCGAGGCGATCGGTGCGAGCGACACCAGCGGCGACCTCCTGGAGCGCCTGGCGCGTGCTGGCGCCCCCCTGGTCCTCGACGTCCTGCGGCAGGTAGAGGAGGGAGCCGTCCAGCCCGAGCCGCAGGACGGGGCGCTGGCCACCTTGGCTCCGATGCTCTCCACCGCGGACGGGCGGGTCCGCTGGGAGGACCCGGCTCTGACGGTCGATCGTCGGATCCGGGGCGTGACTCCGGCCCCGGGGGCTCACACCAGCTACCTCGGCGCCAGGTTCCGCCTGGGACCGGTCACCCCCGTCCCCGAGGTGACGGATCTCCTGCCCGGTCAGGTGCGCGCCTCCAAGCGCGAGGTCCTCGTGGGGACCGGGGGCTGCGCGGTCCGCCTGGGGCGGGTGGCACCCGCAGGACGCAGCTGGATGCCCGCCGACGCCTGGGCCCGTGGAGCCCGCCCGGAAGTGGGCACCGTCCTGGGAGCTCCGGCCCCTGAGACCGGCGACAATGAGAGGCTGAGCTGA
- a CDS encoding HAD family hydrolase → MTAPPTGPVNAVVLDYGNVLYTWDPVAAVAGYVPLDAWDEFATDGGFLAWNERLDLGQPFEQVLSDYARTHPDRPDWTEILSLYRERFPSSLTGPVPGMAALLNDLLEAGVPLYGLTNFDAEPFEQARLLVPQLERFTGIVVSGREHLAKPDAAIFELLLQRYGLQARSTLFVDDSAPNIRAAGDLGLRTHHFTGAGRLRAELVELGLLPAPRQR, encoded by the coding sequence ATGACCGCACCTCCCACCGGCCCCGTGAACGCGGTGGTCCTCGACTACGGCAACGTCCTGTACACCTGGGACCCGGTGGCCGCTGTGGCCGGATACGTGCCCCTCGATGCCTGGGACGAGTTCGCGACCGACGGCGGGTTCCTCGCCTGGAACGAGCGGCTGGATCTGGGGCAGCCCTTCGAGCAGGTGCTCAGCGACTACGCTCGCACTCATCCCGACCGCCCCGACTGGACAGAAATCCTCTCCCTGTATCGCGAGCGCTTCCCCTCCTCACTGACCGGCCCCGTTCCCGGGATGGCGGCCCTGCTCAACGACCTGCTCGAGGCAGGAGTGCCGCTGTACGGCCTGACCAACTTCGATGCCGAGCCCTTCGAGCAGGCCCGACTCCTGGTGCCTCAGCTCGAGCGCTTCACCGGCATCGTGGTCTCCGGGCGCGAGCACCTGGCCAAGCCCGATGCCGCCATCTTCGAGCTGCTCCTTCAGCGCTACGGACTGCAGGCCCGCAGCACCCTGTTCGTTGACGACTCGGCCCCCAACATCCGAGCCGCGGGCGACCTCGGCCTGCGCACCCACCACTTCACCGGGGCGGGACGCCTGCGGGCCGAGCTCGTCGAGCTGGGTCTTCTTCCTGCGCCGCGCCAACGATGA